The Candidatus Neomarinimicrobiota bacterium genome includes a region encoding these proteins:
- a CDS encoding MFS transporter, whose amino-acid sequence MTPKRVQRNYLVITGFYNLSASLIWGVNTLFLMNAGLDIFEVFITNAIFTASMALFEIPTGVLADTRGRRTSFLLCVIITLIGTLGYLWIAETSGSLIGFGIMSVVIGLGFTFYTGAVDAWLVDALTHTGYKGDLDKVFARGGMVMGAAMLVGTLGGGFLGTLDLALPYMVRSILLALVFLVAWVSMHDIGYAPRTLVWKQVPREMGTIAAASLTHGWKVPTVKLLMIGSFIQALFMMWGFYAWQPYFLGLLQREDAVWVAGIIAAMISISFIVGNSLVGYLTKRVKRRTSLLIATATLVGVAAIGVGIANNFYLAVGLYLLVGVAMGLAGPVRQAFIHRLIPSEQRATIVSFDALVGSGGSFGGQLGLGYLARRQSLSMGYITGGFLSLFVIPVLMVLRKICLPMDDLAAVDPLDDKPPTEQPVVKPS is encoded by the coding sequence ATGACACCGAAGCGAGTCCAGCGCAATTATTTAGTCATAACCGGTTTTTACAACCTGTCAGCATCACTGATTTGGGGTGTCAACACTCTCTTTCTCATGAATGCCGGCCTCGATATCTTTGAAGTCTTCATCACTAACGCAATTTTCACCGCCAGCATGGCTCTTTTTGAGATCCCCACTGGCGTTCTCGCCGATACCCGCGGTCGCAGAACCTCCTTCCTGCTCTGCGTTATCATCACTCTCATTGGGACGCTGGGCTACCTCTGGATAGCAGAAACTTCAGGCAGCCTGATAGGCTTCGGCATCATGTCGGTAGTTATTGGCCTGGGATTCACATTCTACACCGGAGCCGTCGATGCTTGGCTGGTGGATGCCCTCACCCACACAGGCTACAAGGGTGATCTCGATAAGGTCTTCGCCCGTGGGGGGATGGTCATGGGTGCCGCCATGCTGGTAGGCACGCTTGGTGGTGGATTTTTAGGGACGCTAGACCTCGCCCTCCCATACATGGTACGCTCCATATTATTGGCGCTTGTATTTCTGGTTGCGTGGGTCAGCATGCACGATATCGGCTATGCGCCCCGCACCTTGGTCTGGAAACAGGTTCCCCGCGAAATGGGCACTATCGCCGCCGCCAGCCTGACCCACGGCTGGAAGGTTCCCACGGTGAAACTGCTGATGATCGGCAGCTTTATTCAGGCGCTGTTCATGATGTGGGGTTTCTACGCCTGGCAGCCCTATTTTCTCGGTCTTCTCCAGCGCGAAGACGCCGTCTGGGTCGCCGGTATCATCGCAGCAATGATTTCCATTTCATTCATTGTCGGCAACAGTTTGGTTGGCTATCTTACCAAAAGGGTTAAGCGGCGCACCAGCCTCCTCATCGCTACAGCCACCCTGGTGGGTGTGGCTGCCATAGGGGTAGGTATTGCAAACAATTTCTATCTGGCGGTTGGGCTTTATCTCCTTGTAGGCGTTGCTATGGGTCTCGCCGGACCCGTTCGGCAGGCATTCATACATCGGCTTATCCCGTCGGAACAGCGCGCCACCATCGTCTCCTTTGACGCGTTGGTAGGGAGTGGAGGCAGCTTTGGGGGGCAGCTGGGCCTTGGCTATCTGGCGCGGCGGCAGTCCCTGTCGATGGGCTACATCACCGGTGGATTCTTGAGCCTTTTCGTAATCCCGGTGCTGATGGTCCTGCGCAAAATATGCCTGCCCATGGATGATCTAGCCGCCGTTGATCCACTTGACGATAAGCCTCCTACAGAACAGCCCGTTGTTAAACCATCATGA
- a CDS encoding TetR/AcrR family transcriptional regulator, with protein MARPKDSTREKTAENRQKILDSAMDTFAEKGYEGASMRHIAKVAGINHFMLYYHFKDKQTLFEQVIKSVTGQVFSQLGKALGDAEDLESAIGEVYDIYADLTASRKGHLRSFLAREIAAGARHIAPVLRVMGPEIIKLWEPKLCAHLNRKELPYQDVVRSVAIMMSSIVATFLLEPAFQNVLDVYGLAVRTPEYKAQFTATIIGGIEQYYAGISRELEEN; from the coding sequence ATGGCCCGCCCAAAAGATAGCACCCGAGAAAAAACAGCCGAAAACCGGCAGAAAATTTTAGACTCGGCCATGGACACCTTCGCCGAGAAGGGATATGAAGGGGCCAGCATGCGCCACATTGCCAAGGTGGCCGGCATCAATCATTTCATGCTTTACTATCATTTTAAGGACAAGCAGACTCTCTTTGAGCAGGTCATTAAATCTGTGACCGGCCAGGTATTCTCCCAGCTCGGGAAGGCCTTAGGGGATGCTGAGGATCTGGAATCAGCCATCGGCGAGGTATATGATATATATGCCGATCTAACGGCGAGTCGTAAGGGACATCTGCGCTCCTTTCTAGCACGGGAAATAGCCGCCGGTGCCCGGCATATCGCCCCTGTATTACGGGTGATGGGGCCGGAGATCATCAAGCTTTGGGAGCCGAAATTATGTGCCCACCTAAACCGAAAAGAGCTTCCCTATCAGGATGTCGTCCGGTCGGTTGCCATCATGATGTCATCCATAGTCGCAACCTTTCTATTGGAACCGGCATTCCAAAATGTGTTGGACGTTTATGGCTTAGCCGTTAGAACACCCGAGTACAAGGCTCAGTTCACCGCCACCATTATAGGCGGTATCGAGCAGTATTATGCAGGAATATCTCGTGAACTGGAGGAGAATTGA
- a CDS encoding MMPL family transporter — MKVKLIRWTMEKSKIIAFFSVVISLFLASGVRFIHFEDDILKILPDDMPSRIVWEEVQDQFGATEPLLVSLGGDGQLFTAERLAMIWDITRMIEDDPKVDEVLSLATINRIDNVDGFMEVGDLMSYRDLNAEDIASMVSYLEANSDIADRLLSANKDYAMIVVWPRAGATDQDLVAATDHALEIVPESVQISLAGMPYMRGIISETVRTEVFGLMRIALVILALVLLVNLRSVAGLGMVLTVTILSTAAMAGFLGWLFYLTGSDQFNFTVLNSSMPVILLTIATADGVHIITRFFREMRERDDAREALKVTMNVLMLPIFLTSITTIAAFISLLTAPLRVMTGYGIAISFGIAWAWILSITLLPSLISMKKWRLSAKALASASAFEKIIHRVGQLVLGRPKAVLGGGMALIIVSLIGATMVIVEVNFLTFFKPASPIRQSMEFVDDNFSGTLVLAIEISGDLKEPAVLSVMEDIQTHLEQEQYVGSTISIANIVRKLHRTIMDDDPAFEIIPESRDKVANLLTLYGMSGDPDDFSGFVNYEYSKGLVTATVKQNSTVQLMEMVDRINEYLAGIPTNDVTVRFTGFPVFIKDFVNVLIISSFRSLAVSLILVVLLSWFFFRSLRWGLLAVLPLGTAIIFNFGLMGWIGLELNHVTALLTSIIIGVGVDFAVHFVAQYRYFLKQGMDRDMVSQATIDDVGYPIILNVAAVSFGFSALLFSQFVPMEYMGGLVIISMVSCALGTLTILATLTHLMRDKVTA; from the coding sequence ATGAAAGTGAAACTCATCCGCTGGACGATGGAAAAGTCAAAGATTATCGCATTTTTCAGTGTCGTGATCAGCTTGTTTTTGGCCTCGGGCGTACGCTTTATTCATTTTGAGGATGATATTTTGAAAATTCTCCCGGATGATATGCCTTCTCGCATCGTCTGGGAAGAGGTGCAAGATCAATTTGGCGCCACCGAACCTCTCTTAGTGTCGTTGGGCGGCGATGGTCAGCTTTTCACTGCCGAGCGATTGGCGATGATCTGGGATATCACCCGCATGATTGAAGACGATCCCAAGGTCGATGAAGTGCTGAGCCTGGCGACCATTAACCGCATCGACAATGTGGACGGTTTCATGGAGGTTGGCGATCTCATGTCGTACCGCGATCTTAACGCTGAGGACATCGCAAGCATGGTTTCCTACCTCGAGGCCAATAGCGATATTGCCGATCGTCTCCTATCCGCCAATAAGGATTATGCCATGATCGTTGTCTGGCCCCGGGCCGGAGCGACGGATCAAGACTTGGTGGCTGCGACTGACCATGCATTGGAAATTGTCCCCGAAAGTGTCCAAATCTCCCTTGCCGGCATGCCGTACATGAGGGGTATCATCTCCGAAACAGTCCGAACGGAAGTCTTTGGTTTGATGCGCATTGCTCTGGTCATACTGGCGCTCGTCCTACTGGTCAACCTGCGATCAGTAGCAGGCCTCGGCATGGTGCTGACCGTTACCATTCTCTCGACCGCTGCGATGGCTGGATTTCTAGGCTGGCTGTTTTATTTAACAGGAAGCGATCAGTTCAACTTTACGGTCCTCAACAGCTCCATGCCGGTCATATTGCTGACCATTGCAACAGCAGATGGGGTCCACATCATCACCCGATTCTTTAGAGAGATGCGCGAACGTGACGATGCCCGCGAGGCTCTTAAGGTAACCATGAACGTTCTCATGCTGCCGATATTTTTAACTTCGATTACAACGATCGCCGCCTTCATCTCCTTGCTTACTGCCCCCCTGCGAGTGATGACCGGCTATGGCATCGCAATATCGTTCGGCATCGCCTGGGCATGGATACTGTCTATCACCTTATTGCCAAGTCTGATCTCGATGAAAAAATGGCGCTTGTCTGCCAAGGCACTCGCCAGCGCGAGTGCGTTTGAAAAAATTATCCATCGCGTCGGCCAGTTGGTGTTGGGTAGGCCGAAAGCCGTATTGGGCGGCGGCATGGCATTGATAATCGTCTCGCTGATAGGGGCTACAATGGTGATTGTTGAGGTCAACTTTTTGACATTCTTCAAGCCAGCATCACCTATCCGCCAGAGCATGGAATTTGTGGATGACAATTTTTCAGGAACGCTTGTCCTGGCCATTGAAATTAGTGGCGACCTCAAAGAGCCGGCAGTTCTCTCGGTAATGGAAGACATTCAGACTCACCTTGAGCAGGAACAATACGTCGGCAGCACCATATCCATTGCAAACATTGTTCGCAAGCTGCACCGCACGATAATGGACGATGATCCTGCTTTTGAGATTATCCCCGAATCGCGAGACAAGGTAGCCAACTTGCTCACGCTCTACGGCATGTCCGGCGACCCGGATGACTTCAGTGGGTTTGTCAATTACGAATACAGCAAAGGCTTGGTCACCGCGACAGTTAAGCAGAATTCAACAGTTCAGCTTATGGAAATGGTCGATCGCATTAACGAATATTTGGCCGGGATTCCAACGAACGATGTCACTGTGCGATTTACAGGCTTTCCCGTGTTTATCAAAGATTTCGTGAATGTGCTCATCATAAGTTCATTTAGGTCCCTAGCGGTCTCACTCATATTGGTGGTGCTGCTCTCGTGGTTCTTCTTTAGATCGCTCCGCTGGGGACTCTTGGCCGTCCTGCCGCTGGGCACCGCCATCATCTTCAACTTTGGGTTGATGGGATGGATCGGCCTGGAACTCAATCACGTCACCGCACTGCTTACTTCAATCATCATAGGTGTAGGGGTCGATTTTGCAGTCCATTTTGTTGCGCAATATCGCTACTTCCTGAAGCAAGGCATGGATCGTGATATGGTGAGCCAGGCGACAATCGACGACGTCGGGTATCCCATTATCCTCAATGTGGCAGCGGTATCGTTTGGATTCTCGGCGTTGCTCTTCTCGCAGTTCGTTCCCATGGAATATATGGGCGGGTTGGTGATCATCTCGATGGTTTCATGCGCCCTCGGTACGTTGACCATTTTGGCGACTCTTACCCATCTTATGCGTGATAAAGTGACTGCCTAA